The DNA region GATTTGCTCTTAAATCTTAAAGGTAAATCGATGGATCAGCAACGTATGGTCTTGTCCGAATCCATCGATCGCTGGAGAGGTAATTATGAGCAGGTGGACGATATCCTCGTTATTGGCGTGAGAGTCTGACCCTCATCATAAGCTTCATCTTATTTCTTCTCTTTCTTAGATTCCTTTATTAACTTTGATTCAGGTTGAATCTATGAGAAAGTTGCTGCTTTTTATTCTTGCTGTTTTTACCGTTGTTGTGTCGCCGGCACAGAACAAGCAGATTCGCTTTGAGAACATGGATATCAACGACGGATTATCTCAAAGTCTCGTCAACGATATTTTACAGGATAAACTGGGATTTATCTGGATTGCCACTCAGGATGGTTTAAACAAGTACGACGGCAATCAATTTGTTATTTACAAGAAGATCCCCAATAATGAAAATAGTCTCTCCAACAACTTTGTTCACGCTATATTCGAAGATTCCGAGGGCTATTTGTGGATTGGAACAAATGGCGGCGGATTAAATCGTTTTGATCCACGAACAGAAGAATTCGTCCGTTATGATTTAGGTCCCCAAAACCGCATTGTAACCGATATTGCGGAAGATAAAAACGGATTCATTTGGTTTAGCACCACCGGCAACGGGGTGAATAAATTCGACAAGAAAAAATCGCGCTCCACCACTTATGTTTTTAAAGGAGAAGAAGCGCGCAATGTTCAATGCTTAATCGTAAATAAAAACGGAGAAGTATATGCAGGGACTTCCGGAAAAGGATTGTTAAAATACAATACAGAATATGAACGCTTCGATCGATTGAATCATCCATTGATTGACGATGCCATTTGGAAAATCATTGAGGATGAAAATGGTTATTTGTGGATTGGAACAAATAATGGTCTGCTTAAATTAAAGGACAACAATGGCGAACTCCAGGTTCAGCGCTTCAATCACCAGCCCGGTGTATCAGGTTCTTTATCCAACAACACAGTACACACGCTGTATATTACCAAAAACAAACAATTGTATGTAGGTACAACAGGAAGCGGTGTGGATTTAAAAGATCTTTCTTCAGATAAAGGTTTTTACAATATTCGCCATCACGATAATCTCAATACCAGTTTAGCCGATAATCTGGTGCAATGTATTTTAGAAGACCGCAGTGGTTGTATCTGGATTGGAACCAATGAGGGATTGAGTAAATATGATCCGGTGAAACAGGTTTTCGGACAAATCACCAGTTCGGTGGATGAAATAAACAGTTTGAACGATCGCACTATTTGGAGCATCTATGAAGACCGCGCCGGAATTGTATGGGTGGGAACACGTCAGGGATTAAATCGGGTGGACCGGAAAAACAATTTGATTTTACGCTATAATCGCGCTGCCAACAATCCTAACGCCATTGGAAACAACTCTGTTTTGTCGCTCTACATCGACGATGAACAAACCGTGTGGGTAGGAGCGGTAGATGGATTATTCAGGCTGCAGTTATCTTCTGATTTACGCACTGCGCGTTTTGATCCCGTTCCCTTTAGAAGAAACTCGAATGAGTTTAGCGACAATCGTATTTACAGCATTGTGGAAGACAAAGACAAAAAGTTTTTGTGGGTGGGATCCAAAGAAGGATTGAGCAGAATTGACAAACAGAATGGTGAGTTTTTATTTTTTCAGAACAACGCCAACGATCCACTTTCTCTTCCATCCAATGCCACTCGTTTTGTTTATATCGATTCGAAAAAAAGGGTTTGGGTAAGCACCGATGGTGAAGGTCTTGCCCTGGTTCAGGAAGGCGCTTCCGGCATTACATTTAAAAGTTATAAGCAAGCGTTTATAAAAGGAAAAATTGGCGACGACATTTTGCTTACCAGTATTTATGAAGATCAAAAAGGATTTTTCTGGTTAGGCAGTTATGGTAGCGGATTAATTCAGTTTGATCCGGATAATGGAAAAGTCGTGCGTAGTTTTTCTGAAATCGACGGCTTATCGAATAACGCGGTGTATACTGTTTTAGGAGATAAGGATGGTCGATTGTGGATGAGTACCAATTATGGTTTGTCGCGTTTTGATCCCTCGAGTAAGCGCTTCAGAAATTATTTAGAAAAAGACGGATTGCAGAGTAATGAATTTAATATTGGAGCGGCTCATCAAAGTAAATCCGGCGAATTGTTTTTTGGCGGGATAGAAGGCTTCAACTTTTTTTATCCGAATCAATTAAAAGATAATACCATATCACCCGAGGTGGTAATAACCGAAGTATTATTATTTAATAAACCTTTAAAAGGAAATGCAAAAACACAAATAAAAGAAACTGCACCTTTTTTAAAAGAGCTTACGTTGGGCTATAGAGAAAACAGCTTAACCATCGATTTTTCTGCTTTACATTTTTCTAATCCATCCAATAATCGCTACCGGTACATTATGGAAGGTCTCGATGATGATTACATTGAATCGGGAACCAACAGTGTAGCGAATTATAATAAAATTCCTCCGGGCACCTACACCTTTAAAGTGTACGCATGCAACAGCGACGGCTACTGGTCGGAACGTCCCGCTACATTAACCATTATCATTACGCCTCCATTTTGGGCTACCTGGTGGTTCAGGACTTTAATGATTGTATTGGTGTTAGGCGGATTTATTGCGTTTAACCAGGCGCGTTTATACAACATCAAAAAACAACGATTACGTTTGGCAAGAGAAGTTCGCGAGCGTACACACGAGGTGATGGAGCAGAAGGAGAAAATTGAGAGTCAGAAAAAAGTCATTGAAGAGGAGAAAAATAAAGTAGAAAAATTACTGCTTAATATTTTGCCGGAAGAAACCGCGGAGGAGTTAAAGTCGCGCGGAAAAGCCTCGGCGCGCAGTTATCGTCAGGTTACCGTTTTGTTTACCGATTTCGTAGGATTTACAAAAATTGCAGAACGGATGCGTCCTTCTGATTTGGTTGCAAAGCTGGATGCTTACTTCATCCGATTTGATGAAATCATTCAGAAGTATAATCTTGAAAAAATAAAAACCATTGGTGATTCCTACATGGCCGCCGGTGGAGTACCGATCCGTTCCAAAAGTAATCCGATTGATACCGTTTTAGCAGCGCTTGAGATTAAGCGTTATATGGACGAGCTTAAAGACAGTGCGGGTGGACATTCGGATGATGCCTGGGATTTGCGCATCGGAATTAATACCGGAGAAGTAATTGCCGGAGTTATCGGAACCAAACGATTTGCTTACGATATCTGGGGTAATACCGTGAATACCGCAAACCGGATGCAAATTACCAGCGAACCCGGAATGGTAAATATTTCGGGAACCACTTTCGATTTGGTTGAGCCATATTTTGAATGTACTTACCGTGGAAAAGTTGCGGCGAAGAATAAGGGCGAGATTGATATGTACTATGTACATCGCATTAAGCCGGAACTTTCGATTGATGGATTAGGGCTGGAGCCGAATGAAAAGTTCTGGAAGTATGTCGATCTTCACCTTTACAGTTCCATTAACTACAATAAAGCTGAACGTCACATTATGAAAATTCTCCGTGAGCGTTTACCTTCTCATTTGTATTATCACGGCATTCACCATACCTATGATGTAGTACAGGCAGCGGAGCGTTTTGCGCTGATGGAAGGAATTACGGATGATCAGATGTTCACCTTAAAAAGTGCGGCTACGTATCATGATGCGGGATTTGTAGAACAGTATGCTAAGAATGAACCGATCGGTATCCGCATGGCGCAGGAGATTCTTCCTAAATACGGCTATACACCAGAACAGGTAGAGGAAGTAGCGCGATTAATTAAAGCAACCATTATTCCTCACGATCCGCAAAGTCACCTCGAACAAATTATTTGCGATGCGGATTTAGATTATTTAGGCAGGGATGATTTTCATGAGATTGCCGACACCTTGCGACGTGAATTACGTGAGCAGGGAATTATTAATTCTGATCGTTCGTGGGATGAAATGCAGGTTAAGTTTTTGACCATGCATAAATATTTTACGGCCTCAGCTATCAAACTGCGTCAGGCCAAAAAAGAAAAACACATCGAAGAAATTAAAGTGCGACTGGAACAAAACAATTACGCCGATTAATTATTTCCAATCGGGAAAGGTTATTTTTTTTCCTGTTTTGCGCAGCTCCCTCAGGTATTCTTTTTCTTCTTTGCTTAATCCTTGTTTCCACAGATAAATGGATTTCAAATTTGGATTGTCAAGTCCAACCGGCATTCCTGAAAGCCCGTTGTCATAGGTTAACAATGTAATTTCCCTTATACAGCTGTGACCACTAAAATCCATTTTACTGATGTCTAAATGCAAATGAGGATTTTGAGCATAATTGAGTGAGACCATACAAGGTGCATTTTTTACATCCACCGGAAGCGTATCCGGAAAAGAAGCTCCAATATGCACCTCTTTTATTTTTGGTGTTTGTTTAAACGAATGATATCCTTTGATGCTTCCCTTGCCAATATTGATAAATTCAAGATGCGGTGCGATGGCGTCCATTTTTATTTCTCCGCCAAAACACTGGATGGATTTTAATTTTGGAAAGAGCGCTACAAAATCGCTGATGGAACCTTCATGAATAAACAAATTTTCTACTCCGGTAAAACGAGCAAATTCTTTGGGAAGCTCTCCGTTGTAACCACTAATGTTTAATTGTCGAATCGCCGCTGCTTTTTCAGGGTCGGCATATTCCAGAAAGAGTAAACTATCGTGCTCAAAAAATTCTTCCACATATACACCCGCCGGCGTTTCTCTCACTTTACGGTAAAATCTTTTTTCGAACGAGAGCGAAGAACTGTCGCTCCCCGCATAATTCTTTACACGGTATTCCGTGCAGTTGCAATCCGGAACAGGTTGAAGTTCTTCTACCCGTGTAGTTGGAGTTGAAACGGAATCGGTTTTAAGGCTGTCTGCTGTTGTTTTGTCTCCCGGCGCAAGTTGGACTGTTTCAACATCTGAAGAAGCATTACAGGCGCTTAAAACGAGGAACAGGAGGATTGTTTTTAATCTCATGCAATTAGAATGTGGCAGACGAAAAAAAGTAACAAAAAAAACCCGGATGAAAATCACCCGGGTTATACGATTGTACCATACGATTAGCTGAACAATACAGATCCGCTTACTCCGGTATCGATTGGGTTAACGATCATAACAGGAATTTCTGCATCGTTGGTAATAAGTTGTTGCTCGGCGGAGTTGGCAAACATACCACCGGTTAAACGATTACCCTGGTGATTCATGATTGCAATAAGGTCTGCATCCAGTTCTGCCGACAAACGAACACATTCTTTATCGAGCGAACCTTCTGCAATACGGGTGGTAAATTCAATACCGCGATCTCCGAGGAATTTTTTCGCGAAGGCAATATTGGAATTTAACTGATGCACGAGGTATTCATCATCTTCATTCGGAAGAACGATATGGATACGCGAATTAAAGTACTTTGCCATGTCGGCAACGATCGATAATTTTTGTTTGGTATCGCGTTCTAAATCCATTGGCACGATGATATCGTCGTACCCGTTGTTTTTAATTTTTTTCTGTTGAACAACAACAAATGGCACTTCACTGTTGGTGATGATTTTCATAGCATCTGATCCAACAATTTTCTGCCATCCTCTTGCACCGTGCGTACCCATAAAAATGAGTGATGCATTATGTTCGGAAGCAAAAGCTCCGATGTCGTCGAAAATATTTCCAATACGAACGTTAGCGTGACAAGAAATACCTCCTGCTTTCGACGCTTCTGCCGCAATGTTTTCCAGTTTTCCTTTTACTTCATCGATCTGCGCAGGTTTAGATACAACATGTAATAGAATAACTTCTGCACCTGTTGTTTTAGCTACTACCGACGC from Flavobacteriales bacterium includes:
- a CDS encoding universal stress protein, with the protein product MASKTYIVPHDFTSVADTALNHASVVAKTTGAEVILLHVVSKPAQIDEVKGKLENIAAEASKAGGISCHANVRIGNIFDDIGAFASEHNASLIFMGTHGARGWQKIVGSDAMKIITNSEVPFVVVQQKKIKNNGYDDIIVPMDLERDTKQKLSIVADMAKYFNSRIHIVLPNEDDEYLVHQLNSNIAFAKKFLGDRGIEFTTRIAEGSLDKECVRLSAELDADLIAIMNHQGNRLTGGMFANSAEQQLITNDAEIPVMIVNPIDTGVSGSVLFS